A region from the Eulemur rufifrons isolate Redbay chromosome 21, OSU_ERuf_1, whole genome shotgun sequence genome encodes:
- the LOC138401859 gene encoding receptor-transporting protein 5-like, giving the protein MPSPAVKGEGQEGGRQGPASGGNTLLLETAVDSPTASGEHSVTLPSTFAEDADAFAGVAQSNGKEGGHQGLVTAGHDPCTETNASGLTSKDKGSLATSSFPDDIRARDSFIDVTEGREKEDGSQGPVGHESRPPASAHRPVHVSEGSITIPFSVLDVIRKGPGHIAHGSQNNGLVTYGYYGKGRLRYRLGKSSLGSRREADLRSGCACRRPRAEPYEDVWIWVSMTLCVLWLLCICRLNPGIFPQQVFHLQLCLPSAPQQVFHLQLRLPSAPQQVFHLQLRLPSAPQQVALSKATSERPHPASKPEPQPPPPTSCLMVVLWVSVVIVL; this is encoded by the coding sequence ATGCCTTCACCTGCTGTGAAAGGCgaagggcaggagggtggccGCCAGGGCCCTGCCAGCGGAGGAAACACCCTCCTCCTGGAGACTGCTGTGGACAGCCCCACGGCCAGCGGGGAGCACTCGGTCACACTCCCCTCCACCTTTGCTGAGGACGCAGATGCCTTTGCTGGTGTTGCCCAAAGCAACGGGAAGGAGGGTGGCCACCAGGGCCTCGTTACTGCTGGTCATGACCCCTGTACAGAGACCAACGCCAGTGGCCTCACTTCCAAGGATAAGGGCTCCCTGGCCACCTCGTCCTTTCCTGATGACATCAGAGCCAGAGACTCTTTCATTGATGTCAccgaaggcagagagaaggaagatggcaGCCAGGGCCCTGTGGGCCACGAGTCCCGCCCGCCAGCCAGTGCCCACCGCCCCGTCCACGTCAGCGAGGGCTCCATCACCATCCCCTTCTCAGTCCTAGACGTAATTCGCAAGGGCCCCGGACACATCGCCCACGGCTCCCAAAACAATGGCTTGGTCACCTACGGCTATTACGGGAAGGGACGGCTGAGGTACAGGCTCGGCAAGTCCAGCCTTGGCAGCCGCAGAGAGGCAGACCTCCGCTCTGGCTGCGCCTGCCGAAGGCCACGTGCCGAGCCCTATGAAGACGTATGGATCTGGGTTTCCATGACACTCTGtgtcctctggctgctgtgcatATGCAGACTGAACCCCGGCATCTTCCCCCAGCAGGTGTTTCACCTCCAGCTGTGCCTGCCTTCTGCCCCCCAGCAGGTGTTTCACCTCCAGCTgcgcctgccctctgccccccagcaGGTGTTTCACCTCCAGCTGCGCCTGCCTTCTGCCCCCCAGCAGGTGGCGCTGAGCAAAGCCACCTCTGAgcgcccccaccccgccagcAAGCCcgagccccagccccctcctcccacctcttgcCTTATGGTGGTTTTGTGGGTGTCTGTTGTGATTGTTCTTTGA